One window from the genome of Podospora pseudocomata strain CBS 415.72m chromosome 6, whole genome shotgun sequence encodes:
- a CDS encoding hypothetical protein (COG:O; EggNog:ENOG503NYY3), producing MHFTKAAATGLAVLVGLASAHPGHDVAQEAAERREFLANAKRTDLSHCAEKLRARGIEAKNIARRKAQVEEARRKRNIKKRDIGDVLAKSHNKTSLGYTPNTDSATLFAGINSCILSPEVTQGPYYVAGEYVRENLIEDQEGVELLVDYQVIDVDTCDPVPNVYLEAWACNATGVYGGVIAGGNGNTADASNIHNTWLRGIQPTDEDGVARFQTIFPGHYTGRTAHIHIMVHTNATLQPNQTLGHDNYASHIGQAYFDQDLITAVEQTAPYNTNRQPLTTNAQDFLLAQGSAGAVDPVMEYTLLGDSVEDGLFAWLSFGIDTSVSNKINPAVYLGEEGGVANPNPGFGGPGGPGGPPGGWTPPPGWTPPPGFPLEENEEVEA from the exons ATGCATTTCACCAAAGCCGCCGCCACTGGCCTTGCTGTCCTGGTAGGACTAGCCAGCGCCCATCCAGGCCACGATGTCGCccaggaggctgccgaaCGACGGGAGTTCCTCGCCAACGCTAAGCGGACTGATCTGAGCCACTGTGCTGAGAAGCTCCGCGCCCGCGGCATCGAGGCCAAGAACATCGCCAGACGTAAGGCTCAGGTCGAAGAGGCTCGTCGCAAGAGAAACATTAAGAAGCGTGATATCGGCGATGTCTTGGCCAAGAGCCACAACAAGACCTCCCTTGGctacacccccaacaccgaTAGCGCAACCCTCTTTGCGGGCATCAACTCCTGCATTCTGAGCCCCGAGGTCACCCAGGGCCCATACT ACGTTGCCGGCGAATACGTGCGTGAAAACCTCATTGAGGACCAGGAAGGCGTTGAGCTCCTTGTCGACTACCAAGTAATCGACGTCGACACATGCGACCCTGTTCCCAATGTTTACCTCGAGGCGTGGGCTTGCAACGCCACTGGTGTGTATGGCGGTGTCATTGCcggcggcaacggcaacaccGCTGATGCCTCCAACATCCACAACACCTGGCTTCGTGGCATCCAGCCCACCGATGAGGATGGAGTTGCCCGCTTCCAGACCATCTTCCCCGGCCACTACACCGGACGTACTGCCCATATCCACATCATGGTTCACACCAACGCCACCCTCCAGCCCAACCAGACCCTAGGTCATGACAACTATGCTAGCCACATTGGCCAGGCTTACTTCGACCAGGATCTCATCACCGCTGTTGAGCAGACGGCCCCGTACAACACCAACCGTCAGCCCTTGACCACCAATGCTCAGGACTTCCTTCTCGCCCAGGGCTCGGCTGGCGCAGTTGACCCGGTGATGGAGTACACTCTTCTCGGCGACTCGGTCGAGGATGGTCTCTTCGCTTGGCTGTCGTTCGGTATCGACACCTCTGTCAGCAACAAGATTAATCCTGCTGTCTaccttggagaggaaggtggcgttgccaaccccaaccctggTTTCGGTGGTCCTGGCGGTCCCGGTGGTCCTCCAGGTGGCTGGACTCCCCCTCCTGGATGGACTCCCCCTCCCGGATTCCCCCTTGAGGAGAACGAGGAAGTTGAGGCTTAG
- a CDS encoding hypothetical protein (EggNog:ENOG503P80I), giving the protein MLTGMEFWKDFPITNNNDSNTLPLLPITSPETWLRLMNHSTAKLGLSYFPPNLLAVPHNFSSFDTIPTNSLVITLPDLDSSRLENNPQQLDQLIYGLICTLAGIWVAAWAAWTWYHNGTLLIPRVSPPGSKDVNNDVELGAHTAAVDFVSPETFHAGFLKYYYDVGGDEHQLADNIFSHSADSHNKREKPVTGEDVEELTKLVQKMYEIDVELFGLQDARYITEDKKDKLRRKREAMLVEAARVVESWADRRWLHINKWEEGEYDTVLEILDVLREYVEAERQKRVYVY; this is encoded by the coding sequence ATGTTAACCGGCATGGAATTCTGGAAAGacttccccatcaccaacaacaacgacagcaacacCTTGCCATTATTAcccatcaccagcccagAAACATGGCTCCGTCTAATGAACCACTCCACCGCCAAGCTCGGGCTCTCCTACTTCCCACCaaacctcctcgccgtcccTCACAACTTCTCCTCATTTGACACCATCCCAACCAACAGCCTggtcatcaccctccccgacctAGACTCCTCCCGCTTAGAAAACAACCCTCAGCAATTAGACCAACTAATCTACGGTCTCATCTGCACGTTAGCCGGCATCTGGGTGGCAGCCTGGGCAGcatggacatggtaccaCAACGGCACTCTTCTCATCCCACGAGTATCACCACCAGGCTCAAAAGACGTAAACAATGACGTCGAACTCGGCGCCCACACCGCAGCAGTGGATTTCGTCTCCCCTGAAACATTCCACGCTGGGTTTCTAAAGTATTATTATGATGTCGGCGGGGATGAGCACCAATTGGCGGACAATATCTTCAGCCACTCCGCTGACTCTCACAATAAGCGGGAGAAGCCAGTCacgggggaggatgtggaggagttgaCAAAGTTGGTGCAAAAGATGTACGAGATTGATGTTGAACTGTTTGGGTTGCAAGATGCGAGGTATATCACCGAGGATAAAAAGGATAAactgaggaggaagagggaggcgatgctagtggaggcggcgagggtggtggaatCTTGGGCGGATAGGCGGTGGTTGCACATCAACAagtgggaggaaggggagtaTGACACTGTCTTGGAGATTCTGGACGTGCTGAGGGAGTATGTCGAGGCggagaggcagaagagggTGTATGTCTATTAA
- a CDS encoding hypothetical protein (COG:O; EggNog:ENOG503NW64) translates to MSSTSGQRFLICVDYGTTYTGVGWILTHRTRPSQLNELNIVKRWGAIHRPETSQVIGPKVPSIISYSGTSGRRWGYGVIGDADSHILQWTKLEMEPPTRLEALSRLKRTLEATRGPVSHRQHASSLVQGIPLHLIKSTEDVVADYLTEVAQCVRQDIETVQRDRRVIGDFPIELIITHPAIWHPRAMNTTFRAVNTAFKRIFPEFESNPGKVRLTTESEACAQYIMKTSTSAHKRHLRRGACFVVVDAGGGTVDLVSYRVDQDTPSFQVSLVTEMSSGRCGATRIDDYFIKRFLPRRLTPDDYRKVVEDAESSFGSGPHVLFSRRQQAMLESFQFAKHKFAGVGTEDEEFRVLLPGDLDIPDNPERGISNGNLQILPEDMEHMFHETVDGTVNLIRQQITQLEVKNLRVSAVFLSGGLSRSEYLFKKVESEIGHQYRLPVFRGQEGDKSSWTDVVIGAAILGLGMNCEVPPACAECPYHIGVLISQQFHEYENDEKQAYTDAIGQSMRAKDHLKWIAAKGDMITQPDGISKSVKLVRKILKLNDQVLKGSCTVVISHDSKQGDKVEDIQNLQKVQLNYDLATLSTADKAKVIRRDTDEDTKTQYRQVELELVVTVREEIAAFQLYAGQPGRIPIAETATDRNGQFILGNAGSQREQHLPVVPDKDSASVAGSDPNQESTSSRQPGQGRRPIYDTAESSRNRRVYV, encoded by the exons ATGTCTTCAACAAGTGGTCAGAGGTTCTTGATCTGTGTCGACTATGGCACCACCTACACCG GAGTGGGATGGATTCTCACCCACAGGACCCGCCCTTCTCAGCTCAATGAGCTCAACATTGTGAAACGATGGGGCGCTATTCATCGCCCGGAGACATCCCAGGTCATCGGCCCCAAAGTTCCTTCCATCATCAGTTATTCAGGAACATCCGGCCGGCGGTGGGGTTACGGGGTAATTGGAGATGCTGATTCTCACATTCTACAATGGACcaagttggagatggagccACCCACTCGTCTCGAAGCACTGTCCCGGCTCAAGAGAACCCTGGAGGCGACGCGTGGCCCCGTGTCACACAGACAACATGCGTCCTCGCTTGTGCAGGGGATCCCGCTCCATTTGATCAAGTCGACCGAAGACGTGGTTGCCGACTATCTAACTGAAGTTGCTCAGTGCGTTCGTCAGGATATCGAGACTGTTCAGAGAGATCGAAGGGTCATTGGCGACTTTCCCATCGAGCTCATCATTACGCACCCAGCA ATATGGCACCCGCGCGCAATGAACACCACCTTCAGAGCGGTGAACACTGCCTTCAAGAGAATCTTTCCTGAATTCGAGTCAAACCCGGGGAAGGTCAGACTTACCACGGAATCGGAAGCATGTGCCCAGTACATCATGAAGACATCTACAAGCGCGCATAAACGTCATCTCAGACGG GGAGCATGCttcgtggttgttgatgccgGAGGCGGGACAGTCGACCTTGTATCCTACCGCGTGGACCAAGACACGCCCTCTTTCCAAGTCAGTTTGGTGACTGAGATGTCCA GCGGACGTTGCGGTGCGACACGGATAGATGACTATTTCATTAAACGCTTTCTGCCCCGCCGCCTTACCCCGGATGACTACCGCAAAGTAGTTGAAGATGCTGAGTCCAGCTTTGGCAGCGGACCACATGTGCTCTTTTCAAGACGGCAACAAGCAATGCTCGAGAGCTTCCAGTTTGCCAAACACAAGTTTGCAGGTGTTGGtactgaggatgaggagttcCGAGTGTTACTTCCTGGCGACCTTGACATACCGGACAATCCTGAGAGAGGGATCTCGAATGGAAATCTGCAGATTTTGCC TGAGGACATGGAGCACATGTTCCATGAAACCGTCGACGGCACCGTGAACCTCATCAGACAGCAGATCACGCAGCTCGAAGTCAAGAATCTTCGTGTATCAGCCGTATTCCTGTCTGGGGGTCTTTCAAGAAGTGAATATCTTTTCAAAAAGGTTGAGTCGGAGATTGGGCACCAGTACCGATTACCAGTGTTCCGAGGGCAAGAGGG CGACAAAAGCAGTTGGACAGACGTTGTCATCGGCGCAGCAATCCTGGGGCTCGGGATGAACTGCGAAGTCCCACCAGCGTGTGCCGAATGCCCATACCACATAGGAGTCCTTATCTCCCAACAGTTTCACGAGTACGAGAACGACGAGAAGCAGGCCTACACGGATGCCATTGGCCAAAGCATGCGCGCCAAAGACCACCTCAAGTGGATTGCCGCAAAGGGAGATATGATTACACAGCCGGATGGCATCAGCAAAAGTGTGAAGCTTGTGAGGAAGATTCTTAAGCTGAATGACCAGGTGCTGAAAGGTTCTTGCACCGTCGTCATCTCCCATGATTCCAAGCAGGGTGACAAGGTTGAGG ACATCCAAAACCTTCAGAAGGTCCAACTCAACTACGACTTGGCCACCCTTTCCACTGCCGATAAAGCCAAAGTCATCCGCCGGGACACCGACGAAGACACCAAAACACAATATCGGCAAGTGGAATTGGAGTTGGTCGTTACAGTCCGCGAAGAAATTGCGGCTTTTCAACTGTATGCTGGCCAACCGGGAAGAATCCCCATCGCGGAGACCGCCACAGATCGTAATGGGCAGTTCATTTTGGGAAACGCTGGTAGCCAGAGAGAGCAGCACCTGCCCGTCGTACCAGATAAGGATTCAGCATCAGTAGCGGGATCGGACCCGAATCAGGAGTCGACAAGCTCCAGGCAGCCTGGGCAGGGACGTAGGCCCATCTACGACACTGCAGAGAGCAGTAGGAACAGGAGGGTTTACGTGTGA
- a CDS encoding hypothetical protein (EggNog:ENOG503PF52) has protein sequence MCFGTREKNHSEGPRRHHGPTYQESFPQSQPPPQGYFAPGDPGHDRARQIPVDDTKEKISRFMTKHNIPQQEGLDNLTNVLQWVNNTLLVKDNEIAVIKRSAREDVDRITRERYTVSQERDRYRALYERDNAALAECEEALYQAKTENQRLHQTIADMKWTHNETLAKNEKRYQTSMEEQDTKHEDAVKKLRIEIDDLKERIGEYTSQDDAVISDEAFRTSLLSLSQQLLKIVDHIPKPMQQQQDTRGWSRFIRSVCWTHLLHGFYQYPLGFGIFGVEGEAHAILAHFSEAIRVQAADDPDDSTLTNQQKAKMNEGRGFLFERILEDFRRNNSTDEKAFTTYFRQNIERVTEDLVRALQQWSGQALDSQVNKRIWTVVRDAGVLALQMGSQRSRVMLVACSRGDIVQLKHIFEDETGHSEEVKVIVDMMTQPGLMRIGNGKEDLTREQVISKGKVIPLKTRD, from the exons atGTGCTTTGGGACTCGAGAAAAAAACCATTCGGAGGGACCTCGACGACACCATGGTCCCACATACCAAGAATCATTTCCCCAATCTCAGCCGCCGCCTCAGGGTTATTTTGCGCCCGGGGATCCTGGCCATGATCGTGCTCGTCAGATACCTGTCGATGACACCAAGGAAAAGATCTCCAGGTTCATGACAAAACACAACATACCCCAGCAGGAAGGTCTCGACAATCTCACAAATGTTCTCCAATGGGTCAACAACACTCTGCTCGTCAAGGACAACGAGATCGCAGTCATTAAGCGGTCCGCCCGTGAAGATGTGGACCGCATTACAAGGGAACGGTACACAGTATCACAGGAGCGAGATCGCTACAGAGCACTCTACGAGCGGGATAACGCTGCTCTGGCAGAGTGCGAGGAGGCTCTGTATCAGGCCAAGACCGAGAACCAGCGCCTTCACCAAACAATCGCCGACATGAAATGGACGCACAATGAAACATTGGCCAAGAACGAAAAGAGGTACCAAACAAGTATGGAAGAGCAGGATACGAAACATGAGGATGCTGTCAAGAAATTGCGGATAGAGATTGACGATCTGAAGGAGAGAATCGGCGAGTACACCTCACAGGATGACGCCGTCATTTCTGACGAGGCTTTCCGGACCTCGTTGCTGTCGTTGTCGCAACAGCTGTTGAAGATTGTGGACCACATTCCCAAGCCGatgcaacagcaacaagacaCAAGGGGATGGTCCAGGTTTATTCGGAGCGTGTGCTGGACTCACTTGTTGCACGGGTTCTATCAGTATCCATTGGGAtttggcatctttggcgttgaaggagaagcgcATGCTATCCTTGCACACTTTTCTGAGGCGATCAGAGTACAGGCTGCTGATG ACCCTGATGATTCTACTTTAACAAACCAACAAAAGGCCAAAATGAATGAGGGACGAGGATTCCTGTTTGAACGCATTCTGGAAGACTTCCGCCGGAACAACAGCACCGATGAGAAGGCATTTACAACATATTTTCGACAAAACATAGAGCGAGTCACCGAGGACCTGGTGCGGGCTCTTCAGCAATGGAGTGGCCAAGCATTGGATTCACAAGTCAACAAACGTATCTGGACCGTGGTACGTGATGCAGGCGTGTTAGCACTTCAAATGGGGTCACAGCGGTCCCGTGTAATGCTGGTGGCATGTTCACGTGGTGACATCGTTCAGCTGAAGCACATCTTTGAAGACGAGACAGGTCACTCCGAGGAAGTCAAGGTCATTGTAGACATGATGACGCAGCCAGGTTTGATGAGGATTGGTAACGGGAAGGAAGACTTGACTCGTGAGCAGGTCATCTCGAAGGGGAAGGTTATTCCATTGAAGACCCGTGATTGA
- a CDS encoding hypothetical protein (CAZy:GT1; COG:C; COG:G; EggNog:ENOG503Q0C1) has protein sequence MSADQSSDETLSKCTILLVTGTGGFTHAAPVLELGRLLASRGHTIHFATHKTQEKWILTNPSYAFISPAHIHPMGDPLTPEQEEAHYLALQNTDIRVDYKSYFAPKYTVDAFWTSDYTHLLRITKAISPDAIVTDFFVEATRDMQKQFGIPVAMVWPQMPYGMVSAGHIPGIPGFQVDALTSEKASIWQRIRAALRPLRAIMTVVPYLRWVKRMRREAGVNYPLAGVTAGKPDYLGLVNSFWGLETPKDCPPLLQAVGPILSEEYPGLDGELRGFYERGKKRRVVYVCFGTHITLPTEQVVMFLGALGDLLADGLVDGVIWTVGKKQKQQFQPLLNQWTGGVREPVGMLLENQSERWYFTPFAPQRAILDHPDTILFVTHGGGSSVNEAMYHGVRMLSLGFFFDQLLNGLRIVEAGVGLGLDKATFTRDEIYDKGRQVLLDEDGSFARNVERMRHIARISARKKHYAADLIEEMMYDAKFGLDPNSGRMRSMHLQTADVRMPIWKAKNLDLLLLGGLATAGFAGVSYWLYSWIRNQL, from the exons ATGTCCGCCGATCAAAGTTCAGACGAAACCCTCTCCAAATGCACCATTCTCCTCGTCACCGGGACAGGCGGCTTCACTCACGCCG CCCCAGTCCTCGAACTCGGCCGCCTGCTCGCCTCCCGCGGGCACACAATCCACTTCGCAACCCACAAAACCCAAGAGAAATGgatcctcaccaacccctcctacGCCTTCATCTCCCCTGCCCACATCCACCCCATGGGCGACCCTCTAACCCccgaacaagaagaagcccactacctcgccctccaaaacaccgACATCCGCGTTGATTACAAGTCTTACTTCGCGCCCAAATATACAGTCGACGCCTTCTGGACGTCAGATTacacccacctcctccgcatcaCCAAAGCCATCTCCCCCGACGCGATCGTGACTGATTTCTTTGTCGAGGCAACAAGGGATATGCAAAAACAGTTTGGCATTCCAGTGGCGATGGTCTGGCCGCAGATGCCGTACGGGATGGTATCAGCGGGGCATATCCCCGGGATTCCTGGGTTTCAAGTCGATGCCCTGACTTCGGAAAAGGCAAGCATTTGGCAGAGGATACGCGCGGCACTGAGGCCGTTGAGGGCAATCATGACGGTGGTGCCATATTTGAGGTGGGtcaagaggatgaggagagaggCCGGAGTGAATTACCCCCTGGCCGGGGTGACAGCGGGAAAGCCGGATTATCTGGGTTTGGTGAATAgcttttgggggttggagacgCCGAAAGATTGCCCGCCGCTTTTGCAGGCTGTTGGGCCGATTTTGTCGGAGGAGTACCctgggttggatggggagttgagggggttCTATGAgcgggggaagaagaggagggtggtgtatgTTTGTTTTGGGACGCATATAACGCTGCCGACGGAGCAGGTTGTGATGTTTTTGGGGGCATTGGGGGATTTGTTGGCGGATGGATTGGTAGATGGGGTGATTTGGACGGTCGGAAAGAAACAGAAGCAGCAGTTTCAGCCGTTGCTGAATCAGTGGACTGGGGGAGTCAGGGAGCCAGTGGGGATGCTGCTGGAAAATCAGAGCGAGAGGTGGTATTTCACGCCTTTTGCGCCTCAGAGAGCAATATTGGATCATCCGGACACGATACTCTTTGTCACCCATGGTGGCGGGAGCAGTGTCAATGAGGCGATGTACCATGGAGTGCGTATGTTGTCTCTGGGATTCTTTTTCGACCAGCTTTTGAACGGTCTACGGATTGTCGAAGCAGGTGTCGGGTTGGGCCTCGATAAGGCCACATTCACAAGAGACGAGATCTACGACAAGGGCCGGCAGGTACTGCTTGATGAGGACGGCAGCTTTGCGAGAAATGTTGAGCGGATGAGGCACATTGCCCGAATATCAGCCCGGAAGAAACATTATGCCGCCGACCTGATCGAGGAGATGATGTACGATGCAAAGTTCGGACTGGATCCCAACAGTGGGAGGATGAGATCGATGCATCTTCAGACGGCAGACGTTAGAATGCCGATATGGAAAGCCAAGAACCTGGATCTGTTGCTCCTCGGAGGACTGGCGACTGCCGGGTTTGCCGGTGTAAGCTACTGGCTCTATTCTTGGATCCGTAATCAGTTGTGA
- a CDS encoding hypothetical protein (EggNog:ENOG503PRWK), with protein sequence MLVIRIFWLQAALAMAQLPTLDDLLGGDSNGVEEPAGSEGGGLVPGLQDLIDAVPVPTVADDIVGALPDPTEILDGVIGAPGTITPDEEAVATPEPTPSPTPAEEESPAVEETPVVGAPTPEPTPEESTAPVVQVPVPVAEIPAVEEPTPAPAPAPAPEPSPGPAPVPAPIVIADPPAEQEDTELVLSPAPAPNAPPAPSPDADSGVGGAVLLPLPSLPADTTPAPASTPAPTTTAEQPANTSPFLSLVTPANGSPFMSVFTPPQPTQVNAVVDDDTTDSPSPPTTSDTTNSLTNTNVSPDLPLDNTPLPSTSPTPSESSGIPLSTKIGVAAGLGGGSLVLLIIILYIMWHKRMENNPFRRHTRSGSAASGGSSKRDLESAAGLPVQDRQKLDWESGHDVAFDFGFGKPTVEIKGGNNWKETKEEDRLPAEMEARMGVGEDGSAQFRR encoded by the coding sequence ATGCTGGTCATCCGCATTTTCTGGCTTCAGGCCGCGCTGGCGATGGCCCAGTTGCCGACATTGGATGATTTGTTGGGAGGGGACAGTAATGGTGTTGAGGAACCGGCAGGGTcagaggggggagggcttGTGCCTGGACTTCAGGATTTGATCGATGCGGTCCCGGTGCCGACGGTGGCGGATGATATCGTGGGCGCCCTTCCGGATCCGACAGAGATTTTGGACGGGGTTATCGGGGCACCAGGGACGATAACGCCGGATGAGGAGGCAGTTGCGACTCCAGAACCAACTCCTTCCCCAACGCCTGCGGAGGAAGAATCGCCCGCTGTGGAGGAGACACCCGTCGTTGGGGCTCCGACTCCCGAACCGACGCCTGAAGAATCGACTGCTCCAGTTGTACAGGTGCCTGTGCCCGTCGCGGAGATTCCAGCAGTCGAAGAACCAACACCTgcaccagctccagctccagcaccaGAGCCGAGCCCAGGACCGGCACCCGTACCAGCGCCGATTGTCATTGCCGACCCTCCCGCCGAGCAAGAAGACACCGAACTTGTGCTCTCGCCAGCCCCAGCGCCCAAtgcccctccagctccctccccagaTGCCGACTCTGGCGTCGGCGGTGCAGTCCTCCTCCCGCTACCCTCACTGCCAGCTGATACCACCCCTGCTCCTGCTtcaacccccgccccaacaacaaccgccgAGCAAcccgccaacacctcccccttcctcagcCTCGTCACACCTGCCAACGGCTCCCCCTTCATGTCGGTCTTCACCCCACCCCAACCGACCCAAGTAAACGCCGtagtcgacgacgacactaCCGAcagcccctctcccccaacaacctccgaCACCACAAACTCCCtgaccaacaccaacgtTTCCCCCGACCTTCCCCTCGAtaacacccccctcccctccaccagccccaCCCCATCTGAAAGCAGCGGgatccccctctccaccaaaatCGGCGTTGCAGCCGGTCTGGGAGGCGGCTCGTTGGtcctgctcatcatcatcctttACATCATGTGGCACAAGCGGATGGAGAACAACCCGTTCAGGAGACATACACGGTCTGGTAGTGCTGCCAGTGGTGGTAGTAGCAAGCGGGATTTGGAGAGTGCGGCGGGGTTGCCGGTGCAGGACAGGCAGAAGCTGGATTGGGAGAGTGGGCATGATGTTGCTTTTgattttgggtttgggaagCCGACGGTGGAGATCAAGGGGGGGAATAACTggaaggagaccaaggaggaggatagaTTGCCTGCGGAGATGGAGGCtaggatgggggttggggaggatgggagtgCGCAGTTTAGGAGGTGA
- a CDS encoding hypothetical protein (EggNog:ENOG503P3W9), producing the protein MSQPLQNVTLSSISPQPLPAGLPLHVAVFDTVWFLASVTFTWLLYRLLPTFQLPHLGKREWKPAWPEFKPVALGAMLLTLWYFLTMIDRWMRQSGNSQVKYEYVTARPIYDVLHVTSTLLLLWGTYNVLWKRFGDRKPDSSRQRVWWFVSKSVFFVISLVSVLYLVFYFAFSLVWVKYESLVPVVHFAARGSSFEIATVVLVWVASMAMLGVYRFFGSWGHEKHSAERWYLWGALAMFFARSLAEVAVVLKAQTEKPPQLCLENHIGSGDTVCVPSFGTPQYIPPSTAESNMAAIDIPYGLFSILFLVAMWLTARETTGGYDQEGNQQQLVMSDIRSAVLQKLQERTNQRRKKSPPFREIMDEIEEDLDKSLESGPLARSLATVSPQYKRQAALACIRELRDKYEGAKPRYGTEDPPGHRLAYNSQLPSLGPSSATLTPGAGGLGSVRGHDDEVSVHGSSVWAEASIRTPPETQRPRYHPAPSSYSVQELEVPNQPLSHQSSQIDMVPAETTPYYPSPPMPAQAQQRPLGRAASMGRLDPIPPPGFTSPELWSHGAGYDAYNPVHSMSQDAIPPVPVVPGQFPAANVPGIPLAAASQGYRAAAMPRPAALRSQAARGVAPGPSMVQQMPRPMDMGGGRSVSDPVVLTPFLARAEVAGVSGGPPPVADGRRGGNVMGTNWMRDEERARGRVDDDGLGRYYSASGGRQ; encoded by the exons ATGTCACAACCATTGCAAAATGTCACACTTTCCTCAATATCACCACAGCCGCTCCCGGCAGGACTTCCACTACATGTCGCCGTTTTCGACACTGTCTGGTTCTTGGCCAGTGTGACCTTCACGTGGTTGCTCTATCGTTTGCTTCCCACATTTCAACTGCCTCATCTCGGGAAAAGAGAATGGAAACCTGCGTGGCCCGAGTTCAAGCCTGTTGCGCTTGGGGCAATGCTATTAACACT GTGGTATTTCTTGACCATGATCGATCGCTGGATGCGCCAGAGCGGGAACAGCCAAGTCAAGTATGAGTATGTCACTGCTCGCCCCATCTATGACGTGTTGCATGTTACGTCGACTTTGCTGCTCCTGTGGGGTACATACAATGTGTTGTGGAAACGTTTTGGGGACAGGAAGCCTGACTCGTCAAGGCAAAGAGTCTGGTGGTTTGTTTCAAAGAGTGTTTTCTTTGTAATCAGCCTGGTGTCCGTCTTGTATCTTGTGTTTTATTTCGCATTTTCTTTGGTCTGGGTGAAGTATGAAAGCTTGGTACCGGTGGTGCATTTTGCGGCAAGAGGGTCTTCATTTGAGATTGCAACCGTTGTTCTTGTATGGGTTGCGAGCATGGCCATGTTGGGGGTTTATCGGTTCTTTGGTTCGTGGGGGCATGAGAAACACTCTGCT GAAAGGTGGTATTTGTGGGGGGCACTCGCCATGTTCTTTGCCCGGTCCCTGGCTGAGGTGGCAGTGGTGCTGAAAGCACAGACCGAGAAACCACCCCAGCTGTGTCTCGAGAATCACATTGGCTCAGGGGACACGGTCTGCGTTCCTTCTTTTGGTACTCCGCAATACATCCCACCCTCGACTGCAGAGAGCAACATGGCCGCCATTGACATTCCATACGGCCTGTTCAGCATTTTGTTTCTCGTCGCGATGTGGCTCACTGCGCGGGAGACAACTGGTGGCTATGACCAAGAGGGGAATCAGCAGCAATTGGTAATGTCAGACATTAGGTCTGCCGTCTTGCAAAAGCTTCAAGAGCGGACAAAccagagaagaaagaaatcCCCACCATTTCGGGAGATCATGGATGAGATCGAAGAAGACCTCGACAAGTCTCTGGAGTCCGGCCCGCTGGCAAGGTCTTTGGCCACGGTTAGCCCACAGTACAAACGACAAGCGGCCCTTGCTTGCATACGAGAGCTACGAGACAAGTATGAGGGTGCCAAGCCCCGTTACGGAACCGAAGACCCTCCCGGTCACCGTCTCGCGTACAACTCACAGCTACCGAGTCTTGGTCCGAGCTCCGCCACCTTGACTCCCGGCGCCGGCGGACTCGGATCCGTTCGTGGACATGACGACGAGGTGTCGGTTCATGGTTCCTCTGTCTGGGCAGAGGCATCAATCAGGACACCCCCGGAAACACAACGACCCCGCTACCATCCTGCTCCCTCGTCATATTCGGTCCAAGAGCTAGAGGTACCCAACCAGCCTCTCTCCCACCAATCCTCCCAAATCGATATGGTTCCCGCCGAGACAACACCGTATTACCCCTCCCCGCCTATGCCGGCACAAGCTCAGCAACGTCCCCTGGGGCGAGCAGCATCAATGGGCAGACTTGATCCTATCCCACCACCGGGCTTTACCTCGCCGGAGTTGTGGAGTCATGGAGCAGGATATGATGCTTACAACCCTGTACATTCCATGTCTCAGGACGCGATCCCGCCTGTTCCTGTGGTTCCAGGTCAGTTTCCTGCTGCGAACGTACCTGGTATACCGCTTGCGGCTGCCTCTCAAGGGTATAGAGCGGCTGCTATGCCACGACCGGCGGCGCTGAGATCTCAAGCTGCAAGGGGAGTTGCACCTGGGCCCTCGATGGTGCAGCAAATGCCGAGGCCGATGGATatgggtggggggagatCGGTGAGTGATCCGGTTGTGTTGACGCCgtttttggcgagggcggaggtTGCGGGTGTGTCTGGGGGGCCACCACCGGTTGCGGATGGGAGAAGAGGTGGGAATGTGATGGGGACTAATTGGATGCGGGATGAGGAGCGAGCTAGAGGTAgagtggatgatgatgggttggggaggtatTATTCAGCTAGTGGGGGTAGACAGTGA